A region from the Aegilops tauschii subsp. strangulata cultivar AL8/78 chromosome 5, Aet v6.0, whole genome shotgun sequence genome encodes:
- the LOC109767644 gene encoding uncharacterized protein: MPAWNDEESSDEDINMVSMDPQLFETPDSVVEPSFCGSYTESEPTCMMHHQRPKKMVAFEGALTGRRFLGCPMQQDIGVNCGVVEWVDGPWPEILQRCLTRIWDMYHEQNLGRVNDKQAHEKEVAKLQKEIDFLSNNYSQLVEDVSKLFDYQDGKMSHDMDYTSQAINELNEKKKQLEDQAKIELSMEKLKLAKEQRCILQSQADIIQNMRKAMKEVEGDRDLLKQEKKKLEYLIADLLNVGHASKDKLERIKAIMNE, from the exons ATGCCGGCCTGGAATGACGAGGAGAGCTCGGACGAGGACATCAACATGGTTTCAATGGATCCTCAGCTCTTT GAAACCCCTGACAGTGTGGTGGAACCATCTTTCTGTGGTTCTTACACTGAATCTGAGCCGACGTGCATGATGCATCATCAGAGGCCGAAGAAGATGGTGGCTTTTGAAGGTGCTTTGACTGGGAGGCGATTCCTGGGTTGTCCTATGCAGCAG GATATAGGTGTGAACTGTGGGGTTGTGGAGTGGGTGGATGGTCCTTGGCCAGAGATTCTACAAAGGTGCCTAACCAGGATTTGGGACATGTACCATGAGCAGAACTTGGGAAGGGTGAATGACAAACAAGCCCATGAGAAGGAGGTGGCCAAGCTACAGAAGGAAATTGATTTCCTGTCAAACAACTACAGCCAGTTGGTGGAAGATGTATCCAAGCTATTTGACTATCAAGATGGCAAGATGTCTCATGACATGGACTATACCAGTCAGGCAATCAATGAACTAAATGAGAAGAAGAAACAACTTGAGGATCAGGCAAAGATTGAGTTAAGTATGGAAAAGCTGAAGCTTGCCAAGGAGCAAAGGTGCATTCTTCAAAGCCAAGCAGATATCATTCAGAACATGAGGAAGGCCATGAAGGAAGTGGAGGGGGACAGAGACCTACTTAAGcaagagaagaagaagctggAGTATCTGATTGCTGATCTGCTCAATGTTGGGCATGCCAGCAAAGATAAGCTGGAGAGGATCAAGGCAATTATGAATGAGTGA
- the LOC141022870 gene encoding uncharacterized protein, which yields MEHTCPASAENTKVTTKWLSKAVEPYLRADPRAPVDSLIKNNKVKFLVDVSKSVAYRARRKAIKVVQGDQNEQYYRLRDYLQAVIDTNPGSRCVVTTFEDPENPAPTPRFKYMFYCLHASKQGFLNGCRPFIGLDGCFIKLTTGQQILAATGIDGNNNIYPIAFGVVDKEDSESWTWFLTQLRCCIGSGSKFGTYTIISDRQKGLLKAINEVFPDSPQRYCLRHIYANFQSAGFRGAELKKLVDQASYSFTKHGHELAMAELKAECEDA from the exons ATGGAGCACACTTGTCCAGCATCAGCAGAGAACACAAAGGTTACTACTAAGTGGCTTTCCAAAGCAGTTGAGCCTTATCTTAGAGCAGATCCTAGAGCACCTGTGGATTCACTTATTAAAAACAACAAAGTCAAGTTTTTAGTTGATGTATCAAAGAGTGTAGCCTATAGGGCAAGGAGGAAGGCTATTAAGGTTGTACAAGGTGACCAGAATGAGCAGTACTATAGACTGAGGGACTACCTACAAGCAGTTATTGACACAAACCCTGGTAGCAGGTGTGTAGTTACAACATTTGAGGACCCAGAAAACCCTGCCCCAACTCCTAGATTTAAGTACATGTTCTACTGCTTGCATGCATCAAAGCAAGGATTTCTTAATGGTTGCAGGCCCTTTATAG GGCTTGATGGTTGCTTCATCAAGCTAACCACTGGACAACAAATTCTTGCAGCCACAGGAATAGATGGCAACAACAACATCTACCCCATAGCCTTTGGTGTGGTTGATAAGGAAGATTCAGAGAGTTGGACATGGTTCCTAACCCAGCTAAGATGTTGCATTGGAAGTGGTAGCAAATTTGGAACCTACACCATTATTTCTGACAGGCAAAAG GGTCTTCTTAAGGCTATAAATGAGGTGTTCCCTGATTCCCCTCAGAGATACTGCCTCAGGCACATATATGCAAATTTTCAGTCAGCTGGTTTCAGAGGAGCAGAACTAAAGAAGCTAGTAGATCAGGCTAGCTACTCATTCACCAAACATGGCCATGAATTAGCAATGGCAGAGCTTAAAGCAGAGTGTGAGGATGCCTGA